In Oryza brachyantha chromosome 1, ObraRS2, whole genome shotgun sequence, the following are encoded in one genomic region:
- the LOC102706786 gene encoding WAT1-related protein At3g18200-like, which translates to MGRDQAAAAAAAAAVVHEKVKLFIGVLALQFLLAGFHIVSRAALNMGISKLVFIVYRNLISLALLAPFAYFLEKKDRPPLTLSLLVEFFLLALLGITANQGFYLLGLYHLSPTYASAIQNTVPAITFVMAAVLRLEQVDLSRRHGVAKVVGTVVSIGGATVITLYKGLPLFHHNLNIESLSSSSLILNWTLGCVFILGHCLSWSGWMVLQVPVLKRYPARLSVLSLTCIFGLLQFLVIAAFTEEDLSRWKVNSGGELFTILYAGLVASGVAFALQIWCIDRGGPLFTAVFQPVQTVAVAVMAAIILGDQLYTGGIIGAVLIVIGLYFVLWGKSEEKKSKNTQGHSVQAGGDDITRRLLGQEDASRKDEEAAVTDELA; encoded by the exons ATGGGGAGGGATcaggcagcggcagcggcagcagcagcagcagtggtgCATGAGAAGGTGAAGCTGTTCATAGGAGTGCTGGCCCTGCAGTTCCTGCTTGCAGGGTTCCACATTGTGAGCAGGGCAGCACTCAACATGGGCATCAGCAAGCTTGTGTTCATCGTCTATAGGAACCTCATTTCCCTCGCCTTGCTCGCGCCCTTCGCTTACTTTCTCGAGAA GAAAGATAGGCCACCATTGACACTCTCCTTGCTGGTGGAATTTTTTCTTCTGGCACTGTTGGG GATAACTGCAAACCAAGGTTTCTACCTCCTAGGGCTGTATCACTTGTCACCAACTTATGCTTCTGCAATACAGAACACAGTTCCTGCCATCACCTTTGTCATGGCTGCTGTCCTCAG GCTCGAGCAAGTAGACCTAAGCAGGAGGCATGGGGTAGCCAAGGTGGTGGGCACGGTGGTGAGCATAGGGGGTGCCACAGTGATAACCCTCTACAAGGGCCTACCACTGTTCCATCACAATCTCAACATCGAGTCCCTGTCCTCCTCTAGCCTAATTCTCAACTGGACTCTGGGCTGTGTCTTCATCCTTGGCCACTGCCTCTCTTGGTCTGGATGGATGGTTCTTCAG GTGCCAGTGCTGAAGAGGTACCCAGCCAGGCTCTCAGTGCTGTCACTGACCTGCATCTTTGGGCTCCTCCAGTTCCTGGTCATTGCAGCCTTCACTGAAGAAGACCTGAGCAGGTGGAAGGTGAATTCTGGAGGGGAGCTGTTCACAATCCTCTATGCT GGTCTTGTGGCATCCGGTGTCGCGTTTGCTCTGCAGATATGGTGCATCGACAGGGGAGGGCCACTGTTCACCGCGGTGTTCCAGCCGGTGCagaccgtcgccgtcgccgtcatggCCGCCATCATTCTCGGTGACCAGCTATACACGGGAGG GATCATCGGAGCAGTGCTGATTGTGATCGGGCTGTATTTCGTGCTATGGGGCAAAAgcgaggagaagaagagcaaGAACACCCAGGGCCATTCGGTGCAGGCAGGAGGCGACGACATCACGAGGCGTCTGCTCGGGCAAGAAGACGCATCTCGCAAAGACGAGGAGGCAGCAGTGACTGACGAGCTGgcatga